In Betaproteobacteria bacterium, the DNA window TACGGGCTGCCGGTAGGTGCCGCTGATGCGCTCGCCGTTGTCCGCCATGCGGAACGGGATGCCGCGCTCCCGAGCCAGCGTCTTGCCCGCTTCCTCCACCTCCCGCCGGGCCAGCGTGGACAGCAGGCCGCGCCGATTGTCAGCGCCGGCGCGAATTTCGTAGCAATTGGCCGGTTTGGAATTCACGGTCGGAACGAGGCGCCGTCGGGTTAGCGACGAGAGATATTGGAGCGGGAATCAAGCTTCTA includes these proteins:
- a CDS encoding DUF3363 domain-containing protein; the encoded protein is MNSKPANCYEIRAGADNRRGLLSTLARREVEEAGKTLARERGIPFRMADNGERISGTYRQPVQLVSGKYALVERSREFTLVPWRPVIEKQLGRQVAGLVRGEGISWELGRKRALGIGM